Proteins encoded within one genomic window of Cytophagales bacterium:
- a CDS encoding TonB family protein — translation MSKQPTYRSDQEDFEKYFGDELSEKERHDLESRALEDAFEAEAMEGWEEVPVETAQADLTDLRERLQTNNKKSFNWIKIAAAIVLLLVASVVLLTNINQHPELMVQDAKAEESPVKAMESAKLKASAPIEKEQSPAPIPEESKVSEEIKEVISTPTNDDLLASTNTTEPDESLVDRSRVNAPVLQSRLQVGNENTVGALDVTEMDIVESDAEVPVQVLAAEGQDQRAVKLRQESTGFEVAANDYFEVKSKSGWNFRQIQGNVMDKNGEIVSDARIVLNGTPILAVSDLNGKFEMAIPDSLETPTLTFSSLGYNQLNYEINSRDSFDVVLDRDDLPELTSAHVSNQAARKFSTDVYDDNELSDFVSASPKVGIKKFEKYLKKNTHIPEVAKRMGVTGTVLISFKVNVTGELTDFQVIRGLGAGCDEEAVRVVKEGPQWTPATSGGQAVPVTSEVEVQFN, via the coding sequence ATGAGTAAGCAACCCACATATCGTTCTGATCAAGAGGACTTTGAAAAGTACTTCGGCGACGAGCTATCTGAAAAGGAGCGCCATGATCTGGAAAGTCGTGCCCTGGAGGATGCTTTTGAAGCGGAGGCCATGGAGGGATGGGAAGAAGTGCCTGTAGAAACTGCTCAAGCCGATCTTACCGACTTACGTGAAAGGCTTCAAACGAACAATAAAAAATCCTTCAATTGGATCAAAATTGCGGCAGCTATTGTATTGTTACTGGTTGCTAGTGTGGTGTTATTGACCAATATCAACCAGCATCCGGAATTGATGGTTCAGGATGCTAAAGCAGAAGAATCGCCTGTTAAGGCAATGGAATCGGCAAAATTAAAAGCCTCTGCTCCCATTGAAAAAGAGCAAAGTCCTGCACCCATACCAGAGGAGTCCAAAGTTTCAGAAGAAATAAAAGAAGTAATCAGCACGCCAACAAACGATGATTTATTGGCCTCTACCAACACCACTGAGCCCGACGAATCATTGGTTGATCGATCCAGAGTAAATGCTCCTGTGCTCCAATCTAGATTGCAAGTTGGCAATGAAAATACCGTGGGTGCACTTGATGTTACTGAAATGGATATAGTCGAGAGCGATGCAGAAGTTCCTGTGCAGGTTTTAGCAGCTGAAGGTCAGGACCAGAGAGCCGTCAAGCTACGTCAAGAATCAACGGGATTTGAAGTAGCTGCTAATGACTATTTTGAAGTAAAGAGCAAAAGCGGTTGGAACTTTCGCCAAATACAGGGAAATGTCATGGATAAAAACGGAGAAATCGTGTCCGATGCACGCATTGTCTTGAATGGAACTCCGATTCTGGCAGTCTCAGACTTAAATGGGAAGTTTGAAATGGCGATCCCAGATAGCCTGGAGACCCCTACGCTGACGTTTTCTTCCCTAGGATACAATCAATTGAATTATGAAATCAATTCACGTGATTCGTTTGATGTGGTGTTGGACCGTGATGACCTGCCTGAATTAACCAGTGCTCATGTATCGAATCAAGCAGCTCGAAAATTTAGCACAGATGTATATGACGATAATGAGCTATCAGATTTTGTCTCGGCCTCTCCAAAAGTGGGGATCAAGAAGTTTGAGAAATATCTGAAAAAGAATACCCACATACCTGAAGTAGCAAAACGCATGGGAGTAACAGGTACGGTCCTGATTTCCTTCAAGGTAAATGTCACCGGAGAATTAACAGATTTCCAAGTGATCCGAGGTTTAGGTGCCGGGTGTGATGAAGAAGCTGTAAGAGTAGTCAAAGAAGGTCCTCAATGGACTCCTGCAACCTCTGGTGGACAGGCTGTACCAGTAACCTCCGAAGTTGAGGTGCAATTCAATTAG
- the prmC gene encoding peptide chain release factor N(5)-glutamine methyltransferase — MDSSFNAFQIFQSAVEKLSHTYEKEESAANVRWLMEDILGFSRMDIAMKKSQRQGQEARDQFLMVLDRVTKGEPIQYVLGYAEFLGEQYLVNSSVLIPRPETEELVLKVSQDNPQAKLILDIGTGSGCIAIGLAKSIAGANVWGWDVDPGALNVAQKNADNLNVSVQFEVVNALKAWPSHEEKFDVIVSNPPYIREEEKKDMRANVLDHEPAKALFVPNEDPLLFYREIGEKGRDYLTQGGKLYFEINEQFGAEMLALLENLGYEQVLLHKDFQDKARIVSGRWKV, encoded by the coding sequence ATGGATAGTTCGTTCAATGCTTTCCAGATTTTTCAAAGCGCTGTTGAAAAATTGTCCCATACCTACGAAAAAGAGGAGTCTGCTGCCAATGTCCGTTGGCTGATGGAAGATATATTAGGGTTTTCCCGAATGGATATCGCCATGAAAAAAAGTCAAAGGCAGGGTCAAGAAGCACGGGATCAATTTCTAATGGTCTTAGATCGTGTGACTAAAGGAGAGCCCATTCAATATGTCTTGGGCTATGCTGAATTTCTCGGTGAGCAATATCTGGTTAATTCATCCGTGTTAATTCCACGGCCCGAAACAGAAGAACTGGTGCTGAAGGTCAGCCAGGACAACCCTCAGGCAAAATTGATTTTGGACATAGGCACGGGAAGTGGGTGCATCGCTATTGGCCTGGCCAAGTCAATAGCTGGCGCAAATGTTTGGGGTTGGGATGTGGACCCTGGGGCATTAAATGTCGCTCAAAAAAATGCTGATAACTTGAATGTTTCAGTACAATTTGAAGTCGTGAATGCACTGAAAGCGTGGCCATCACATGAGGAGAAATTTGATGTGATCGTTTCTAATCCACCTTATATCAGAGAAGAGGAAAAGAAAGACATGCGAGCTAATGTGTTGGACCATGAACCTGCCAAAGCACTCTTTGTTCCCAATGAAGACCCCTTGTTGTTTTATCGTGAGATCGGCGAAAAGGGAAGAGATTACCTGACCCAGGGAGGGAAATTGTATTTCGAGATCAATGAACAATTTGGAGCGGAGATGCTGGCACTGCTCGAAAATTTGGGATATGAGCAGGTGTTATTGCACAAAGACTTTCAGGACAAGGCGAGGATCGTTTCTGGAAGGTGGAAAGTCTAA
- a CDS encoding phosphatidylserine decarboxylase family protein: MKIHKEGKIIIPVSAVLIAGLYFLLTWLLPFVIVQWILGAAAAIFWILIVRFFRVPGYETPEQDHRVIAPAEGKVVVIEETEEDEYLKEKRIQISIFMSPLNVHVNRAPVDGKISYYKYHPGKYLVAWHPKSSTENERTSIGYETGNGIKILMRQIAGAVARRISFYGKENDPVAAGDEVGFIRFGSRVDVFLPPESLVHVKIGEKTVGGETILATLPS; encoded by the coding sequence ATGAAGATTCACAAGGAAGGCAAGATCATCATTCCCGTATCGGCGGTACTGATTGCAGGGTTGTACTTTTTATTGACCTGGCTATTGCCTTTTGTGATTGTTCAATGGATCCTGGGTGCTGCTGCCGCGATTTTCTGGATATTGATCGTGCGGTTTTTCAGAGTGCCCGGTTATGAAACACCGGAGCAAGACCATCGCGTGATTGCTCCGGCTGAAGGAAAAGTCGTCGTGATTGAGGAAACAGAAGAGGATGAATACCTGAAAGAAAAGCGGATTCAGATCTCTATTTTCATGTCTCCCTTGAATGTGCACGTGAATCGAGCGCCTGTGGACGGTAAGATCTCTTATTACAAATACCATCCGGGTAAATACCTGGTGGCCTGGCACCCCAAATCCAGTACGGAAAACGAACGAACATCTATCGGTTATGAAACGGGCAATGGCATCAAGATCCTGATGCGTCAGATTGCGGGTGCAGTAGCCCGAAGAATAAGCTTCTACGGCAAAGAAAATGATCCTGTTGCCGCTGGTGATGAAGTGGGCTTCATTCGTTTCGGTAGCCGGGTAGATGTATTCCTGCCTCCCGAATCTTTGGTCCATGTGAAGATCGGAGAGAAGACCGTAGGTGGTGAAACCATTTTGGCGACGCTGCCGTCTTAA
- a CDS encoding GAF domain-containing protein — protein sequence MAEELHITESTDKKEKYESLLPQIEALVTTEEDQIANMANVASALKYGMDFFWVGFYIVKEDELVLGPFQGPIACTRIRKGKGVCGTSWEKAETIIVPDVDEFPGHIACSSDSKSEIVVPGISNGEVKWILDVDSTEVNSFDATDQYYLERLCNYLLPKNS from the coding sequence ATGGCAGAGGAACTACACATCACCGAATCAACAGATAAAAAAGAAAAATACGAATCGTTATTACCGCAAATTGAGGCACTGGTCACTACAGAAGAAGACCAAATTGCTAACATGGCCAACGTGGCTTCTGCCCTGAAATACGGCATGGATTTCTTTTGGGTAGGCTTTTACATCGTAAAAGAAGACGAATTGGTGCTTGGGCCGTTTCAGGGGCCAATTGCCTGTACACGCATCCGTAAAGGCAAGGGTGTTTGCGGTACTTCGTGGGAGAAGGCCGAGACCATCATTGTTCCTGATGTAGATGAATTTCCCGGACACATCGCTTGCAGTAGCGATAGCAAATCCGAGATCGTGGTTCCCGGAATATCCAACGGAGAAGTGAAATGGATCCTCGATGTAGACAGTACAGAGGTCAATAGCTTTGATGCTACCGACCAGTACTATCTAGAGCGATTGTGCAATTATCTGCTGCCGAAAAACAGCTGA
- a CDS encoding S41 family peptidase — MNFKLKVLILIMLLATPTWSFGQQLSKQSLIDDLTFLNESVSNGHPVNYDPQYQFNISEVIDRAKALNTDSISALNYTIWIEKGIYHIGCIHTSIQVNPLKVHYQPSFIPITTSIQKNNLNITSCQGASKIGQTIQKINGRHASEIIAYYEEYKASDGGTDAFSKEYFHLFSSSLISKFLGYPAHYEIETANETYVLKGQKKGYYRKSEDQATTDLLSNGSNELYLNDDFVILKVEDFNNSDKGFFKNAFKKIDEIDAENLIIDLRQNTGGSRKAAIVLTKFLADSAFAYSILQPKLSTGKYLNGKGKFFLFLSKLKYNVGNFYKMRFTDLGTSFRYAYKPKAKYHFNGNVYVLTDGFTASASTMVTSWLKQYSHAQFLGRQASGGYNGNNGGSFPVITLPQSKIQIRFPAYRLVLDDQSEMSAGLQPDVSLDTNSDIATIIKEIRK, encoded by the coding sequence ATGAACTTCAAGCTGAAAGTACTTATCCTGATTATGCTGTTGGCAACGCCCACATGGTCATTCGGACAGCAGTTATCGAAACAATCACTCATTGATGATTTGACCTTCTTGAACGAATCCGTTTCGAACGGTCATCCGGTAAACTATGACCCTCAATATCAATTCAATATTTCTGAAGTCATTGATCGTGCAAAAGCACTTAACACGGACAGTATTTCTGCCTTGAACTACACTATTTGGATCGAAAAAGGCATCTATCATATTGGCTGTATTCACACCTCGATCCAGGTAAACCCATTAAAAGTACATTATCAACCTTCTTTCATCCCTATCACCACATCGATCCAAAAAAATAACCTCAACATTACATCCTGTCAGGGCGCATCGAAAATTGGCCAGACGATACAGAAAATCAATGGACGTCATGCCTCCGAAATCATCGCTTATTATGAAGAATACAAGGCGAGTGATGGTGGCACCGATGCGTTTTCAAAAGAGTATTTTCATTTGTTCTCATCGAGCTTAATCTCAAAGTTCCTGGGCTATCCAGCGCATTATGAAATTGAAACTGCCAATGAGACCTATGTTTTGAAAGGACAGAAAAAGGGGTATTACCGTAAATCTGAAGATCAGGCAACTACTGATCTTTTATCAAATGGCTCCAATGAACTGTATCTAAACGACGATTTCGTCATCTTGAAAGTCGAGGACTTCAATAATTCAGACAAAGGGTTCTTTAAAAATGCATTTAAGAAAATTGACGAAATCGATGCTGAAAACCTGATCATAGACCTGAGACAAAATACCGGGGGAAGTAGAAAGGCCGCGATCGTGCTCACCAAATTTTTAGCAGACAGTGCCTTTGCCTATTCCATCCTTCAACCCAAATTGTCCACAGGAAAGTACCTGAATGGGAAAGGCAAGTTTTTTCTATTCCTATCAAAGCTGAAATACAATGTGGGCAATTTTTATAAAATGCGCTTCACCGATTTGGGAACGTCATTTAGATATGCTTACAAACCCAAAGCCAAGTATCATTTCAACGGTAATGTGTATGTCCTGACCGATGGTTTCACTGCTTCTGCCTCTACCATGGTCACTTCCTGGTTAAAACAATACAGCCATGCCCAGTTTCTTGGGCGTCAGGCCAGCGGTGGCTACAATGGCAACAATGGTGGCTCCTTCCCTGTCATCACCCTCCCCCAATCAAAAATTCAAATCAGATTTCCCGCTTATCGCCTTGTTCTCGATGATCAATCTGAAATGAGTGCCGGCCTCCAACCGGATGTTTCCCTTGATACAAATTCAGATATCGCCACCATCATCAAAGAAATAAGAAAGTAA
- the ribD gene encoding bifunctional diaminohydroxyphosphoribosylaminopyrimidine deaminase/5-amino-6-(5-phosphoribosylamino)uracil reductase RibD has protein sequence MSNEVHHEEYMRRAIELAALGLGSTSPNPLVGCVIVKEGIIIGEGYHKQYGQAHAEVNAVRSVGNPENVIGAIAYVTLEPCTFHGKTPPCTDLLIKHQVKKVVIGALDPHERVNGVGVERLRSSGIEVETGLLEEQYRHLNRRFFTFYEEKRPYIILKWATTSDGFIARKNFDSKWISNAKSRQLVHKWRSEEDAILVGKNTAKYDNPSLTVREWNGSNPTRILVDLNLELSPKGNLWDEAAPTLIFNSKIAKQEGMHEWVQVDAQQYEEELLAQLHQRKINSLIIEGGSKTLQGFIQKGLWDEARIFQSEQHFGEGIAAPEISGNLIEEKCVEKDTLKILHKG, from the coding sequence ATGAGCAACGAAGTTCACCACGAGGAATATATGCGACGGGCCATTGAGCTGGCAGCATTAGGTTTGGGAAGTACCAGTCCCAATCCACTGGTGGGATGTGTCATCGTTAAAGAAGGTATTATCATTGGCGAGGGATATCACAAACAATATGGTCAGGCACATGCAGAAGTCAACGCGGTTCGGTCCGTTGGAAATCCCGAAAATGTAATAGGCGCCATAGCTTATGTCACGCTTGAACCATGTACTTTTCATGGCAAGACCCCACCTTGTACGGACTTGTTGATCAAACATCAGGTTAAAAAAGTCGTCATCGGTGCGCTGGATCCTCATGAACGGGTGAATGGCGTTGGCGTAGAACGATTACGTTCAAGTGGTATTGAAGTGGAAACTGGCCTTCTGGAAGAACAATACCGACATCTCAACCGTAGATTCTTCACCTTCTATGAAGAAAAACGCCCTTATATCATTTTGAAGTGGGCCACCACCAGTGATGGATTTATTGCCCGTAAGAACTTCGATTCCAAATGGATCAGCAATGCAAAATCAAGGCAACTGGTTCATAAATGGCGATCAGAAGAGGATGCGATCCTCGTAGGAAAGAATACGGCTAAATATGACAACCCCTCTTTGACCGTTAGAGAATGGAATGGCAGCAATCCAACAAGAATACTGGTCGACCTAAATCTGGAGCTTTCACCTAAAGGAAATCTCTGGGATGAAGCTGCTCCTACCTTGATTTTCAACTCCAAAATAGCCAAACAAGAAGGTATGCACGAATGGGTGCAGGTTGATGCCCAACAGTATGAAGAGGAATTACTTGCGCAATTGCATCAAAGAAAAATCAATAGTTTGATCATTGAAGGAGGGTCGAAAACGCTACAAGGGTTTATTCAAAAAGGACTCTGGGATGAAGCTCGGATATTCCAAAGTGAGCAACATTTTGGGGAAGGTATAGCAGCTCCGGAGATTTCCGGGAATTTGATCGAAGAAAAATGCGTTGAAAAAGATACATTGAAGATTTTACACAAGGGCTGA
- a CDS encoding sigma-70 family RNA polymerase sigma factor has product MRVSKKFEDVSDAELLKRYVETADLEYFGQLYDRYLHLIYGLCMKYFNSSEDSKDATMEIFEHVSTAALSKEVTHFKSWLYVISKNHCLMQLRKKQRQEEKNHVPFMESAADVHLIYEEDQIDKDIEALTACIETLKEEQKRCVSLFYLKKKSYREVELITELSAKAVKSAIQNGKRNLKICVEARLKVLNE; this is encoded by the coding sequence GTGAGGGTGTCTAAAAAATTTGAGGATGTATCGGACGCGGAGCTGTTGAAGCGCTATGTTGAGACAGCTGATTTGGAGTATTTTGGCCAACTCTACGATCGCTATCTACACCTGATCTATGGTCTTTGCATGAAGTACTTCAATTCCTCCGAAGACAGTAAAGACGCAACAATGGAGATTTTTGAACATGTTTCGACTGCTGCATTAAGTAAAGAAGTGACCCACTTTAAGTCCTGGTTATACGTGATCAGTAAGAACCATTGTTTAATGCAGCTTCGTAAAAAGCAGCGCCAGGAAGAAAAAAATCATGTTCCATTTATGGAATCTGCTGCGGATGTGCATCTTATCTATGAAGAAGACCAAATTGATAAAGACATTGAGGCGTTAACCGCCTGTATTGAAACGTTAAAAGAAGAGCAAAAACGATGTGTTTCTTTATTTTACCTTAAGAAAAAAAGCTACAGAGAGGTAGAATTGATCACAGAGTTATCGGCTAAAGCGGTGAAAAGTGCCATTCAAAATGGAAAACGTAATTTGAAAATCTGTGTAGAAGCGCGATTGAAAGTACTGAATGAGTAA
- a CDS encoding Glu/Leu/Phe/Val dehydrogenase has product MAYIEPAPIKDKGNPFESMMSRFHIAAQHLGLDDQIYNVLKSPVKQVIVSLPVTMDDGSIRVFEGYRVIHSNILGPSKGGVRFAMDVNIDEVKALAAWMTWKCAVVDIPYGGAKGGITCDPRKMSRGEVERLTRAYTQAMYEIFGPDRDIPAPDMGTGPEEMAWMMDQYSRSQGMTVNAVVTGKPLVLGGSLGRTEATGRGVMISALAGMEKLKINPFKATCAVQGFGNVGSWAAVLLEERGAKIVAISDVSGAYYNKEGIDIHAAINYRDSNDRTMEGFEGAEKIDPEELLLLDVDVLVPAAVEDVITEVNADKIKAKLIVEGANGPTSAQADAIVNAKGIMAVPDILANAGGVTVSYFEWVQNRLGYKWTAERVNRRSDRIMKEAFNKVYDASLQYNVPLRIAAYIVAIDKVAKTYKFRGGF; this is encoded by the coding sequence ATGGCTTACATTGAACCTGCTCCGATTAAGGACAAAGGCAACCCATTTGAGTCAATGATGTCAAGATTCCACATTGCTGCCCAGCATTTGGGACTTGACGACCAGATCTATAATGTGCTCAAATCACCGGTAAAACAGGTGATCGTATCGCTTCCAGTGACCATGGATGATGGTTCGATCCGTGTTTTTGAAGGCTATCGAGTCATTCATTCCAACATCCTGGGCCCATCTAAAGGCGGCGTTCGATTTGCGATGGATGTGAACATCGATGAAGTAAAAGCCCTGGCTGCCTGGATGACCTGGAAATGTGCCGTGGTGGATATTCCTTACGGAGGCGCCAAAGGAGGCATCACTTGTGACCCAAGAAAGATGTCTCGAGGCGAGGTAGAGCGATTGACGCGTGCCTATACACAGGCGATGTACGAAATATTTGGACCGGATAGAGATATCCCTGCACCAGACATGGGAACCGGACCCGAAGAAATGGCCTGGATGATGGACCAGTATTCCCGTTCTCAAGGTATGACCGTCAATGCGGTTGTTACCGGTAAGCCGCTTGTTTTGGGTGGTTCACTGGGACGGACAGAAGCGACTGGTCGTGGTGTAATGATTTCTGCTTTGGCAGGAATGGAGAAATTGAAGATCAATCCTTTTAAAGCGACTTGTGCTGTACAAGGTTTTGGTAATGTGGGCTCTTGGGCCGCGGTGTTGTTGGAAGAAAGAGGTGCGAAGATTGTTGCGATCAGTGATGTGTCAGGTGCGTACTACAACAAAGAGGGGATCGATATTCATGCAGCGATCAACTACAGAGATTCCAATGATCGTACGATGGAAGGTTTCGAAGGAGCAGAGAAAATTGATCCGGAAGAGCTTTTGTTACTGGATGTAGATGTATTGGTACCTGCGGCAGTTGAGGATGTGATCACGGAAGTGAATGCAGATAAAATCAAAGCAAAGCTGATCGTAGAAGGTGCGAACGGACCTACTTCCGCACAAGCAGATGCCATTGTGAATGCAAAGGGAATCATGGCGGTGCCAGACATCCTTGCCAATGCAGGTGGTGTGACGGTCTCTTATTTCGAGTGGGTACAAAACCGACTGGGATACAAGTGGACAGCTGAGCGTGTCAACAGAAGATCGGACAGGATCATGAAAGAAGCCTTCAATAAGGTTTATGATGCATCTTTACAGTATAACGTGCCTCTGAGAATTGCGGCGTACATCGTGGCGATTGACAAAGTGGCGAAAACCTATAAATTCAGGGGCGGATTCTAG